A window of Cryptomeria japonica chromosome 3, Sugi_1.0, whole genome shotgun sequence contains these coding sequences:
- the LOC131029348 gene encoding uncharacterized protein LOC131029348 yields the protein MDRRAEVSWRRSLMEYLTFCLEYTKFCLEYCKKHIYQVTWVVTFLTSCLPFIGFFSLLVFLLGGFLAVPLVLFVFSMAFITEIQDIAPQIMRPLLGFLNYLFLGIVCKIPSFKYTGYFTDEQNKDMIEQVLDDQNRENVYENYGQIFEDWNCSERNSEEVERLNFNGGDSEEVERLNFNWECSEREEEDELEPLDTSSSSVCSTTPFSSKLSYNQVCNNEAGSQQFEDCNSLHINPSKGNMNMKMDGWVCKESMRLRKNYYRELQALKHTPLSEYRRYESEDDEWQPTRFYELLEFWRKKEKNWT from the exons ATGGATCGAAGAGCAGAAGTTTCTTGGAGGAGATCTTTAATGGAGTATTTGACATTTTGTTTAGAGTATACAAAATTTTGTTTGGAGTATTGTAAGAAACATATATATCAAGTGACATGGGTAGTAACATTCTTAACTTCTTGTTTACCATTCATTGGTTTTTTCTCGTTGCTTGTATTTTTGCTGGGAGGTTTTTTGGCTGTTCCTCTGGTTTTGTTCGTTTTCAGCATGGCCTTTATCACAGAGATTCAAGACATCGCACCCCAGATTATGAGGCCTCTTTTGGGTTTTTTGAATTACTTGTTTCTGGGTATTGTCTGCAAGATCCCAAGTTTCAAATACACAGGGTATTTCACAGATGAGCAGAACAAAGACATGATTGAGCAGGTTTTGGATGATCAGAATCGGGAAAATGTATATGAAAATTATGGGCAGATATTTGAAGATTGGAATTGCAGTGAGAGAAACTCAGAAGAAGTTGAACGATTGAATTTCAATGGGGGAGACTCGGAAGAAGTTGAACGTTTGAATTTTAATTGGGAGTGCtcagaaagagaagaggaagatgaaTTGGAGCCTCTGGATACCTCTTCTTCGTCTGTGTGCAGTACAACCCCATTTAGTTCTAAACTGAGTTATAATCAAGTGTGTAATAACGAAGCAGGATCTCAGCAATTTGAGGACTGTAATTCTCTGCATATAAATCCATCGAAGGGGAATATGAATATGAAGATGGATGGTTGGGTTTGTAAGGAATCGATGAGGTTGAGGAAGAATTATTACAGAGAGCTTCAAGCATTGAAACACACACCCCTTTCAGAATACAGACGATATGAGTCTGAGGATGATGAATGGCAACCGACACGG TTCTATGAATTGCTAGAATTTTGGCGGAAGAAAGAGAAAAACTGGACATAA